The DNA region ATATGAGTCCGCCCTTCGCTACTATCGCCGTATCGAGGACTGGCAGGGCGCGCCGGACCCGGTGCGTCGCGGCGTGGGAGGGCCGGCTTATGTCGCGCAGCCCCAATCTCCGCAACCAGTGGCGGAAGCTCTTTTGAGCGCGGCTTCGGCTATCGGCGTTCCGGTGTTCGATTCGACGAACGGCGAGATGATGGAAGCCGAAGGTGGCGCGTCAATCGCCGAACTGCGGATCCGCGATGGCAAGCGAGAATCCGTATTTGGTTCCTATGTTCGTCCCATGCAGCCGCGCCCAAATTTGACGGTAATGACCGAGGCGGTGGTCACGCGCCTCATCTATGATGGTAAGCGAGTGCGGGGAGTAGAGGCGCTCATCGATGGTCAACGGCGCCGGTTGATGGCGCATTGTGAAACCGTGCTGTCGCTGGGGGCGATCAATACACCAAAGGTCCTGATGCAGTCCGGTATCGGCCCGGAAGACGAGTTAAGGCTGCATGGTCTTCCGGTTGTCCAGCATTTGCCCGGTGTCGGTCGCCATCATCAGGATCATCTCGCTTTCGGCTGCACATGGGCCTATCGAAAGCCGCAAGCTGTCGGCGGTAGCGGATGTGAGGCAAACATCTACTGGAAGAGTAATGCGCGTCTATCCCAGCCAGACATCCTCCAGTGCCAGTTGGAGTTCGCAGTTCCGTCGCCCCTTGAGACCGGTCTTGAAACGCCGGAGCACGGCTGGACAATTTTTAATGGTCTCGCACAGCCGAAAAGCCGTGGTCGTTTGCGGCTCTCTGGTCCGAACATAAACGATCCTATCCTGATCGACCCGAACTCCCTGAGCGAGCCGGAAGACATGGCTGCCGCATTGGCCGCCGTCGAGTTGTGTCGCGAACTCGGTAATAGCGAGGGCCTTTCCCCGTTGGTGGCAGCAGAAACAGCTCCAGGTGCGCGCGACAGATCAGGCATGATCGATTTCGTCCGACGCTCGGCCGTCACCTACTGGCATCAAACCTCCACCGCCAAGATGGGACGCGATAACATGTCGGTCGTCGACAATGAGCTCAAGGTCTATGGCATTGAGGGTCTTCGCATTGCGGATGCCTCGATTATGCCCCGGATCACGACCGGCAACACAATGGCGCCCTGTGTTGTCATCGGTGAGCGAGCGGCCGATCTGATCGGAATTTCACATGGACTGGGCGCTCAGCGCGATCTTGTCGCTCCGTTTGTCTGATCCTGAAAGTTAGAACTTAGCGCTCACCATTACATGGCGCTAAGTTCTCAGCGGACTGTCATGGAGTCCAATGTCTTAAAGTGCGTTCGGCGCTCGGTTTTTTATCCATGATAAACGGATGCTCTCTTTAAAAACTTGAAGGTTGCAAGTTCGTATCCGTTCAAGAGCACTTATCAGCTAATCACGCAGCCATTTCAGAACACTCGATTTCCGCACATATTTCCGAACAGCGAAACTGTCACAGAGCGGCCGCGTTCAACGGCTGACGCTCGAAGTCCGGAAAACCCTCGTTGTTCGAACTTTTTCTGGGCCGACTTAGACACACCAAGCGCTAAAGACCCGAGAGCATAGGCCGTTGCCTGTGTGATTTTACACCTTCGAGGACGGTTTAGGGTCTCCTCCACAAGCAGCGCGTTGACGAACTGGTCGGGCTGGAGATGGTGTAGCGCTTCGACGCCCAATTCCATCGTGGTCGCAGCTAACGTCTTTGGCCAATGATCAAATTTTCACGGGTTGGCGCAAATAGATGTTGATTTCCACTGAGAGCTGACCCGGCAGAGCTTGATAGGGGGTCAGCTCTCAGTGGAAATCAACACCCAGTTAATCTCAAGCGCCGTCGCTGCGAGCTTGAGTTCGAGCATGCAATTATGTTCTATAATTATGGCCATGCCGTTGACGTAGCTATTTCAATGACCTTCCCGCTTTTAAAGTATGGGTCGCGAGTTCATATCTCTTGAACTTTGTCCGAGCCAACATTGTGCGCCGATTGCCACCTAGCAATCCATCACCTCCACATTTTGGCGAGCGCAGTGATTTGCCGGATTTGGAGGTGGCGTCAGCTGGCTTCTCTGCCTAAAATTCGGGTATGTTTTCTCGGAAGATAACCTGCAGCCGTGGGGGATGGTAATCAACCTTTCCTCCCAGAACTGCGGTCTTGAGCATGGTAAGCGCTTCTCGTGCTTCCACCCGTGGGTTCTGGTCGATGACGGCGTCCATCGTGCCGTCGAGCAGAAAACGCTTGGTGCTTTCAGTCACCTCATGACCCACAAAGATAACGGACTGGGCAAGACCTGCTTCCTGCAGGGCTTGCCCGATGCCGGCATTGCCGGCGCCGATATTGTAGATGCCCGACAGGTCGGGATGCCGCTTCAGCAGCGACACGGTTTCCTCGAAAGCCCGCTGCCGATCGTCGCGGATTTCCCGAAGCTCGACGATCTCCAGATTGTGGAAATCTTCCGCAATGACATGGCGAAATCCCATCTCCCGTTCTTCATGGCCCCGGTAGGATAGTGAGCCCGCAAACAGCGCGATCTTGCGTTTCTCTCCGCGACTCAACAGTCTCCCGAGCAGATAACCGGCCAGCCGTCCGGCGGCGCGGTTGTCGATGCCGATATATCCAAGCCTCGGAACATGCAGAATATCTGAAACCAGTGTGACGATGGGGGCACCGGAGGCTGCCAGTCTGCGCATGGCCTCCCGTACCGTTGGATGATCCAGCGCAATGACGCCAACCCCTTGCGTGGTCGCAATCAGGGCATCGAGCTGCCTTGCCAGGCTGTCGGGATTGAAGCCTTCGATCGAATGCACGCGAACATCGATGTCGTCTTGAAGCTCACCCTGTTTGACGATCTGCTGAAGAAGATTGGCGATGAAAGTATTGGTGCCTGCTGGCAACACGAAGTCCAGCCGCAGCACCGTGCCGTTGGCTTCCTGCGTCCCGTCTGGTTCGGACGCATAGCCCAGCTTACGCGCAGTTTCGAGCACGGCCTTTCGGGTGCGCTCGCGCACGCCGTCACGATTGTTGAGGACCCTGTCTACCGTTGCCGGAGAAACCCCGGCTTCCCGTGCAATGTCCATCAAAGTCGAGCGCAAAATCTTTCCTTTCGAGAAATGATGGAAAATGATGTATTTCGACCGGCGTCAAATACAAGGCCCCAAACGGTATTTACTCCGCTTTATCCTCAGAAACTCCATCGCGGTTTTACAAGAAAATCCATCATAATACGTCATTCTGGCAGTCTCCCCAGCCTATCGACAAAGAAAAGCTTAAGCGGCTCCTATTGAAGATGTAATATGATGTATTATGATGTTGACATCGATCATTTGCGACGTCATTACTCCTCAAGTTGACAGGTGTGGAGGCCAGTCAGCTTGGGAGGAGAAACCAATGAGCGACATCTTTACGGTCTCGCGCCGCGGCTTGCTGGCCGCTGGTGCAAAAACCTTTGCATTGACGGCTGCAGTCGGTATTGCGCCGCAAATAATTCGGCCCGGCCGAGCATTTGCGGCCGATGCCCTGGCGCCGGGAATGGTCGGAGGGCCGACCGGATTTGATGGTGCCGAGCGTTATCAATACGGCCCTCAAACACCCGAGGGCCGTGCCATAGAAGCGGCGAAGGCGCTGAAGGCGGCCGGCAAGGCGCCGGAGCGGATCGTGCTGGGCCTTTCCGATGGATCGATCGGCCAGTTGACCCAGCCTTTCCCGGCCGGTGCGCCCTCAATCAAGGATCTTTGGGAAAAGGAAGCCGGTATCAAGCTTGATATCGTAGGTGTTCCCAACGGCCAGGAATTCACCAAAACGATGCAGGATATCTCCACCAAAGGCGGAGCCTTCGACATCTACGCGGTTGAATGGAACCGCCTGGGCGATCTCGCCGAAACCGCCGGCATCATCAAGCTTGACGAATATGTCGCGGCTCACAAGCCGGAATGGGACGATCCCGAGCGTGGTTACGTGAACGGTGCCAAGGGCGTCTCGCTGCTGAACCAGTATCGCGGCTCCACCTACGGGGTCTCGCTCGATGGCGATTTTCAGACCTGGAATTACCGTACCGACCTCTTCAATGACGAAGCCGAGAAGAAGGCTTTCGCCGATAAGTACGGTTATGCGCTTGCGCCGCCGCGCACCTGGAAGGAGCATTCCGATATCGCGGCCTTCTTCCATCGCCCGGACAAGGGCCTGTTCGGCTCCACCGACTTGCGCAATCAGGGCTGGGGCTATACCAACTGGTATCAGCGTTTCGTGTCCATGGGCTCGCCCAACCAATTCCTGTTCGGTGACGATGGTAAGCCGCTGATCAATTCCGACGCCGGCTATCTGGCGACACAGGAATATGTCGATAGTCTCAGCCATCATTCGCCGGATGCGATTTCCTGGGGCTGGCCTGAGCAATACGGCAACTTCGCCGGCGGTGGTGCCGCGATGACCTGCGCCTTCTCGAATCTGCCGAAGTTTCTCGACAACAAGGCGAACGAAGGCTCAAAGGTCACCGGCAAGATAGGTTCGATGCTGTCGCCCGGCCGCGAAGTCGATGGTAAGCTTGTGAGCCGTTCGGTGCTCTGGCTGAACCTTTCGGCCTGCGTTTCGGCCCAGAGCAAAAACCCGGAGGCGTGCTACCTCCTGCTGCAATGGCTGGGTTCGAGCCGCATCTATTCCTGGATGACGGCGAACCCCGGCGGATATTTCGATCCGTTCCAGCTCGCGAATTTCTCTGACCCCTTGGTGCGGCAGACTTACCACGATTACCACATGGACGTCGTCCGTGAGACCGTTGCCCGCACGGTGCCGACCATCAACTATCCCGGCGCGACGGCATTCCACAATGCGCTGGACGAAAACCTGATGGCGGCGCTGACCAAGTCGAAAACGCCGGAGCAGGCCATGGCGGATACAGAACGCCAGTGGCAGCGCATCGCGCGGCGAACCGGCGAAGAAAAGCTGCTTGAAGCCATCAAGACGAACAAGCAAGCCTGGCCGACGGTGCTCGATCCGCTGGCGGGTTGACGCGCGCCGCTGACATGATTGCCGGGCGCAGATCCCGCCCGGCAATCATCCCGTTTTCGAGAATGAAGTTTTTCCTGTCATGAAGCGCTCATTACCCTTTGAGGTTTTCCGTTACGCCGCCATCCTCCTGGCGCTCGCCGTGACGCTCGTCCCGACGCTCTGGATGGCCTCGATGGCCTTCAAGCCGATCGCTGAATGGTCTGCCACCGGCGCCGATCTGACCTGGTGGCCAAAAGCCCCCACGCTCGACAATTTCCGCTTTATCTTGGGTACATCCACCTCCGACCTCATCGTCGCGCTCGAAAGCACCGCCGGCAAGCCGATCCTGGCGTCGCTGCTCTCGGCCGTTTTTGGCACGCTGATCGCTATGACGGCGGGCACGGCCGGCGCCTATGGCTTGTCGCGCTTCGGCTCGGGGCAAAACCTGCCGCTGGCGCTGATCCAGCTCCGACTGTTTCCGCCGATGGCGGTGATGATCCCGGTGATGATCATGTGGGCTTTCTTCGGTCTTGTCGATACGTGGTGGGGGCTCGCCCTGATCTATGGCATCGTCACCCTGCCGTTCGCCTTCTGGCTGATGAAGACGTTCTTTGATGATATGCCGCGCGAAATCGAGGATGCGGCTCTGGTCGAGGGCTGCTCGCGCATGCGCGTCTTCATCAAGATCACGCTGCCGATGATGC from Pararhizobium qamdonense includes:
- a CDS encoding LacI family DNA-binding transcriptional regulator — protein: MRSTLMDIAREAGVSPATVDRVLNNRDGVRERTRKAVLETARKLGYASEPDGTQEANGTVLRLDFVLPAGTNTFIANLLQQIVKQGELQDDIDVRVHSIEGFNPDSLARQLDALIATTQGVGVIALDHPTVREAMRRLAASGAPIVTLVSDILHVPRLGYIGIDNRAAGRLAGYLLGRLLSRGEKRKIALFAGSLSYRGHEEREMGFRHVIAEDFHNLEIVELREIRDDRQRAFEETVSLLKRHPDLSGIYNIGAGNAGIGQALQEAGLAQSVIFVGHEVTESTKRFLLDGTMDAVIDQNPRVEAREALTMLKTAVLGGKVDYHPPRLQVIFRENIPEF
- a CDS encoding extracellular solute-binding protein, coding for MSDIFTVSRRGLLAAGAKTFALTAAVGIAPQIIRPGRAFAADALAPGMVGGPTGFDGAERYQYGPQTPEGRAIEAAKALKAAGKAPERIVLGLSDGSIGQLTQPFPAGAPSIKDLWEKEAGIKLDIVGVPNGQEFTKTMQDISTKGGAFDIYAVEWNRLGDLAETAGIIKLDEYVAAHKPEWDDPERGYVNGAKGVSLLNQYRGSTYGVSLDGDFQTWNYRTDLFNDEAEKKAFADKYGYALAPPRTWKEHSDIAAFFHRPDKGLFGSTDLRNQGWGYTNWYQRFVSMGSPNQFLFGDDGKPLINSDAGYLATQEYVDSLSHHSPDAISWGWPEQYGNFAGGGAAMTCAFSNLPKFLDNKANEGSKVTGKIGSMLSPGREVDGKLVSRSVLWLNLSACVSAQSKNPEACYLLLQWLGSSRIYSWMTANPGGYFDPFQLANFSDPLVRQTYHDYHMDVVRETVARTVPTINYPGATAFHNALDENLMAALTKSKTPEQAMADTERQWQRIARRTGEEKLLEAIKTNKQAWPTVLDPLAG
- a CDS encoding carbohydrate ABC transporter permease; the protein is MKRSLPFEVFRYAAILLALAVTLVPTLWMASMAFKPIAEWSATGADLTWWPKAPTLDNFRFILGTSTSDLIVALESTAGKPILASLLSAVFGTLIAMTAGTAGAYGLSRFGSGQNLPLALIQLRLFPPMAVMIPVMIMWAFFGLVDTWWGLALIYGIVTLPFAFWLMKTFFDDMPREIEDAALVEGCSRMRVFIKITLPMMRPALASSALFVFILNWSDYLIALLLTTREWVTIPVYMASLSSSMTGQLYGAKAALGLIAAVPPVIMGIAIQKHLVRGLTFGALKQ